Proteins encoded in a region of the Anas acuta chromosome 13, bAnaAcu1.1, whole genome shotgun sequence genome:
- the LOC137863789 gene encoding DNA-directed RNA polymerases I and III subunit RPAC2-like, which yields MLGVVVRRRNMAEEGERKAALEMVQADGTDGSCVTFVLHDEDHTLGNSLRYMVMKNPDVQFCGYCITHPSESKINFRIQTRGSLPAVEPFRKGLTDLMGVCQHVLNTFEKSMKEYRAQKEEEMQ from the exons atgctgggagttgtagtccggCGGCGCAACATGGCGGAGGAGGGCGAGAGGAAGGCGGCGCTGGAGATG GTGCAGGCGGATGGGACGGACGGGAGCTGCGTCACCTTCGTGCTGCACGACGAGGACCACACGCTGGGCAACTCCCTGCGGTACATGGTGATGAAGAA ccccgaCGTGCAGTTCTGTGGCTACTGCATCACCCACCCCTCGGAAAGCAAGATCAACTTCCGCATCCAGACCAGAG GGTCCCTCCCTGCTGTCGAGCCGTTCCGGAAGGGGCTGACTGACCTGATGGGAGTTTGCCAGCACGTGCTCAACACCTTTGAG AAGAGCATGAAGGAATACAGAGCccagaaggaggaagagatgcAGTAG